One Streptomyces sp. P9-A2 DNA window includes the following coding sequences:
- a CDS encoding RNA polymerase sigma factor, whose protein sequence is MSASTSRTLPPEIAESVSVMALIEQGKAEGQIAGDDVRRAFEADQIPATQWKNVLRSLNQILEEEGVTLMVSAAEPKRTRKSVAAKSPAKRTATRTVAAKTTTTRKTSATATPAAPDAAEEEAPVKKAAAKKTTAKKTAAKKTAVKKTAAKKTAAKKDGAEATDEETAEETKATEESEGTEAAGFVLSDEDEDDAPAQQVAAAGATADPVKDYLKQIGKVPLLNAEQEVELAKRIEAGLFAEDKLANSDKLAPKLKRELEIIAEDGRRAKNHLLEANLRLVVSLAKRYTGRGMLFLDLIQEGNLGLIRAVEKFDYTKGYKFSTYATWWIRQAITRAMADQARTIRIPVHMVEVINKLARVQRQMLQDLGREPTPEELAKELDMTPEKVIEVQKYGREPISLHTPLGEDGDSEFGDLIEDSEAVVPADAVSFTLLQEQLHSVLDTLSEREAGVVSMRFGLTDGQPKTLDEIGKVYGVTRERIRQIESKTMSKLRHPSRSQVLRDYLD, encoded by the coding sequence GTGTCGGCCAGCACATCCCGTACGCTCCCGCCGGAGATCGCCGAATCCGTCTCTGTCATGGCGCTCATCGAGCAGGGAAAGGCTGAGGGGCAGATCGCCGGCGATGACGTGCGTCGGGCCTTCGAAGCTGACCAGATTCCGGCCACTCAGTGGAAGAACGTACTGCGCAGCCTCAACCAGATCCTCGAGGAAGAGGGTGTGACGCTGATGGTCAGTGCCGCGGAGCCCAAGCGCACCCGAAAGAGCGTCGCAGCGAAGAGTCCCGCCAAGCGCACCGCGACCAGGACGGTCGCGGCGAAGACGACGACCACCCGGAAGACCAGCGCCACCGCCACACCGGCCGCCCCCGACGCTGCCGAGGAGGAGGCGCCCGTCAAGAAGGCGGCCGCCAAGAAGACCACCGCGAAGAAGACGGCCGCCAAGAAGACGGCAGTGAAGAAGACGGCCGCCAAGAAGACCGCGGCCAAGAAGGACGGCGCCGAGGCGACCGACGAAGAGACCGCCGAGGAGACCAAGGCGACGGAGGAGTCGGAGGGCACGGAGGCCGCCGGCTTCGTCCTCTCCGACGAGGACGAGGACGACGCGCCCGCCCAGCAGGTCGCGGCCGCCGGTGCCACCGCCGACCCGGTCAAGGACTACCTCAAGCAGATCGGCAAGGTGCCCCTGCTCAACGCCGAGCAGGAGGTCGAACTCGCCAAGCGGATCGAGGCCGGTCTGTTCGCCGAGGACAAGCTGGCCAACTCCGACAAGCTGGCGCCGAAACTCAAGCGCGAGCTGGAGATCATCGCCGAGGACGGGCGCCGCGCCAAGAACCACCTCCTGGAGGCCAACCTCCGCCTGGTGGTCTCCCTGGCCAAGCGTTACACCGGACGCGGCATGCTTTTCCTGGACCTCATCCAGGAGGGCAACCTCGGTCTGATCCGTGCGGTGGAGAAGTTCGACTACACCAAGGGCTACAAGTTCTCCACCTACGCCACCTGGTGGATCCGTCAGGCGATCACCCGCGCGATGGCCGACCAGGCCCGCACCATCCGCATCCCGGTGCACATGGTCGAGGTCATCAACAAGCTCGCGCGTGTACAGCGTCAGATGCTCCAGGACCTGGGCCGCGAGCCCACCCCGGAGGAGCTGGCCAAGGAACTCGACATGACCCCGGAGAAGGTCATCGAGGTCCAGAAGTACGGTCGCGAGCCGATCTCCCTGCACACCCCGCTGGGCGAGGACGGCGACAGCGAGTTCGGTGACCTCATCGAGGACTCCGAGGCCGTCGTTCCGGCCGACGCGGTCAGCTTCACGCTTCTGCAGGAGCAGCTGCACTCCGTCCTGGACACCCTGTCCGAGCGCGAGGCGGGCGTCGTCTCCATGCGCTTCGGTCTCACCGACGGTCAGCCGAAGACCCTCGACGAGATCGGCAAGGTGTACGGCGTCACGCGCGAGCGCATCCGCCAGATCGAGTCCAAGACCATGTCGAAGCTGCGTCACCCGTCGCGCTCCCAGGTCCTGCGCGACTACCTCGACTAG
- a CDS encoding solute symporter family protein has product MTGDHQALALLLFSAFVAVTLGITTWASRRRQGSAEEFYAGGRLFSPMENGFAIAGDYMSAASFLGISGLIALFGYDGMLYSVGFLVAWLVVLFLVAELVRNCGRFTLADVVAARMRERPVRIAAGTSSVTVSVLYLVAQMVGAGSLVALLLGGRSEAAQAWTVVGVGALMVIYVSMGGMRATTWIQIVKAVLLLGGTIVLTVLVLLRFHGDFNRLLLTAAERSGHGEAFLAPGLAYGGDWTSRFDFMSLGLALVLGTAGLPHILSRFYTVPTARAARRSVVWSIGLIGGFYLMTIVLGFGAAAVVGPDTVRGSNAAGNTAVPLLALDLGGGAGSTGGTVLFAIVAAVAFATILAVVAGITLASSASVAHDLYASLRRRGGKPRSEVAVARVAAIGIGVLAIALGLLARELNVAFLVGLAFAVAASANLPVLLYSLFWRGFTTRGAVWAVYGGLIPAMVLVLLSPVVSGSPESLLPGVDFHFFPLQNPGLVSIPLGFLAGWLGTVTSAEIPDEAKHAEAEVRSLTGAGAV; this is encoded by the coding sequence ATGACGGGCGATCACCAGGCGCTGGCTCTGCTGCTGTTCAGCGCGTTCGTCGCGGTCACCCTGGGGATCACCACCTGGGCGAGCCGCCGACGACAGGGATCGGCCGAGGAGTTCTACGCGGGCGGTCGGCTCTTCTCACCGATGGAAAATGGTTTCGCCATCGCGGGCGACTACATGTCCGCCGCCTCCTTCCTCGGCATCTCCGGACTGATCGCCCTCTTCGGCTACGACGGGATGCTGTACTCGGTGGGCTTCCTGGTGGCCTGGCTCGTGGTGCTGTTCCTGGTCGCGGAACTGGTGCGCAACTGCGGCCGGTTCACCCTCGCCGACGTGGTGGCGGCCCGGATGCGGGAACGCCCCGTCCGCATCGCCGCGGGAACGTCGTCGGTCACCGTGTCCGTGCTGTACCTGGTGGCGCAGATGGTGGGTGCGGGCAGCCTGGTCGCACTGCTGCTCGGCGGCCGGAGCGAGGCGGCGCAGGCCTGGACCGTCGTCGGCGTCGGGGCGCTCATGGTGATCTACGTGTCGATGGGAGGGATGCGGGCCACCACCTGGATCCAGATCGTCAAGGCGGTCCTGCTGCTCGGCGGCACCATCGTGCTGACCGTCCTCGTCCTGCTGCGGTTCCACGGCGACTTCAACCGGCTGCTGCTCACGGCGGCCGAACGCAGCGGTCACGGGGAGGCGTTCCTGGCCCCCGGACTCGCTTATGGCGGGGACTGGACGTCCCGGTTCGACTTCATGAGCCTGGGACTCGCGCTGGTGCTGGGCACGGCCGGGCTGCCGCACATCCTGTCCCGCTTCTACACCGTCCCGACCGCGCGGGCGGCCCGGCGCTCCGTCGTCTGGTCGATCGGGCTCATCGGGGGATTCTACCTGATGACGATCGTGCTCGGGTTCGGTGCCGCCGCCGTCGTCGGACCGGATACCGTGCGCGGGTCCAACGCGGCCGGGAACACGGCGGTTCCGCTGCTGGCGCTCGACCTCGGCGGCGGCGCCGGCTCCACCGGCGGAACGGTGCTGTTCGCGATCGTCGCCGCGGTCGCCTTCGCCACGATCCTCGCCGTCGTCGCCGGGATCACGCTCGCCTCGTCGGCGTCCGTCGCCCACGACCTGTACGCCTCCCTGCGGCGCCGCGGTGGAAAGCCGCGCAGCGAGGTGGCCGTGGCCCGGGTGGCCGCGATCGGCATCGGTGTGCTGGCGATCGCGCTCGGCCTGCTGGCCCGTGAGCTCAATGTCGCCTTCCTCGTCGGGCTGGCCTTCGCCGTGGCCGCCTCCGCCAACCTGCCCGTGCTGCTCTACTCCCTGTTCTGGCGCGGATTCACCACCAGGGGCGCCGTGTGGGCCGTCTACGGCGGGCTGATCCCGGCCATGGTGCTGGTCCTGCTGTCCCCGGTGGTCTCCGGCAGCCCGGAATCCCTGTTGCCCGGCGTCGACTTCCATTTCTTCCCGCTCCAGAACCCCGGTCTGGTCTCCATCCCGCTCGGCTTCCTCGCCGGCTGGCTCGGTACGGTCACCTCGGCCGAGATTCCCGACGAGGCCAAGCACGCGGAGGCGGAGGTGCGGTCGCTGACGGGCGCGGGGGCCGTGTGA
- a CDS encoding DUF7455 domain-containing protein — protein sequence MTTVLTPASPLTAADRCDRCGAQAYLRVVLLSGGELLFCAHHGRKFEPELKKIAAEIQDESERLTSPSAPAVEEER from the coding sequence GTGACTACTGTTCTGACCCCCGCGAGCCCACTGACGGCCGCCGATCGCTGCGACCGCTGCGGCGCCCAGGCATACCTGCGCGTCGTCCTGCTGAGCGGCGGAGAACTGCTCTTCTGCGCCCACCACGGCCGCAAGTTCGAGCCGGAACTCAAGAAGATCGCCGCCGAGATACAGGACGAGAGCGAGCGGCTGACCTCCCCGTCGGCCCCCGCCGTCGAGGAAGAGCGCTGA
- a CDS encoding DUF485 domain-containing protein yields MQQSDDRPHPGGGGPESPAGHAERRSAPPGGRSPGLLDGGHAPPPGGPSGVLSYDDPWYDALASGWGEGTGGPAAVRTSPARTAAVVPAACGREGAAAVADVYLQVQRSTAFQEVRSRYRRFVVPAVLVFCAWYVAYVVTATTAPDLMARPVAGAVNVGMLAGLGQFLTTFLLTWAYARHARLRRDRAALELRWDTQELARGRDGVS; encoded by the coding sequence ATGCAGCAAAGCGATGACCGCCCCCACCCGGGCGGAGGCGGTCCCGAGAGTCCCGCCGGACATGCCGAAAGACGCTCCGCACCTCCCGGGGGACGCTCGCCCGGACTGCTCGACGGCGGCCATGCCCCGCCGCCCGGCGGGCCGTCCGGCGTCCTGAGCTACGACGACCCCTGGTACGACGCCCTCGCCTCGGGCTGGGGTGAGGGCACCGGAGGGCCCGCCGCGGTTCGGACATCGCCGGCGCGGACGGCGGCGGTCGTACCGGCCGCGTGCGGCAGGGAAGGCGCCGCGGCCGTGGCAGACGTGTACCTCCAGGTCCAGCGCAGCACCGCGTTCCAGGAAGTGCGCAGCCGCTACCGGAGGTTCGTGGTCCCGGCGGTCCTCGTCTTCTGCGCCTGGTACGTGGCGTACGTCGTGACCGCCACCACCGCGCCGGACCTGATGGCGCGGCCGGTGGCCGGCGCCGTGAACGTGGGGATGCTCGCAGGTCTCGGCCAGTTCCTGACCACGTTCCTGCTCACCTGGGCCTACGCACGGCACGCGCGGCTGCGCAGGGACCGGGCGGCACTGGAGCTGCGCTGGGACACGCAGGAGCTGGCGCGCGGCCGGGACGGTGTCTCATGA
- a CDS encoding FadR/GntR family transcriptional regulator, which produces MSTLAHTMMTTARSTDSGLAGPGELDRYPYADAPVGGRVGPPAWDADPELGRGGRRGASNRGRGLHGQLVQQLGQMIVSGDLGADRPLVPEEIGQRFEVSRTVVRESLRVLEAKGLVSARPNVGTRVRPVSDWNLLDQDIIEWRAYGPQRDDQRRELGELRWTIEPLAARLAAGHGREEVQQRLVDMVEIMGHAMGQGDALTFARADSEFHSLLIQLAGNRLLEHLSGIVSAALQVSGGPLTGCERPNEASLAHHGRIVDALAGGDGAAAEAAMRQLLVVHPEVERVVPGPR; this is translated from the coding sequence GTGAGTACCCTTGCGCACACCATGATGACCACCGCCCGCTCCACGGACTCCGGCCTCGCGGGTCCGGGCGAACTCGACCGCTACCCCTATGCCGACGCGCCCGTCGGCGGCCGTGTCGGGCCCCCGGCCTGGGACGCCGATCCCGAGCTGGGCCGTGGGGGCCGCCGCGGCGCGAGCAACCGCGGCCGCGGGCTGCACGGCCAACTCGTCCAGCAGCTGGGTCAGATGATCGTTTCGGGTGATCTGGGTGCCGACCGGCCCCTGGTTCCCGAGGAGATCGGCCAGCGCTTCGAGGTCTCCCGCACCGTCGTCCGCGAGTCGCTCCGTGTCCTGGAGGCCAAGGGCCTGGTCAGCGCCCGGCCGAATGTCGGCACGCGCGTGCGCCCGGTCAGCGACTGGAATCTGCTCGACCAGGACATCATCGAGTGGAGGGCCTACGGGCCGCAGCGCGACGACCAGCGACGTGAGCTCGGCGAGCTGCGCTGGACGATCGAGCCGCTGGCCGCCCGGCTCGCCGCCGGGCACGGGCGCGAGGAGGTCCAGCAGCGTCTGGTCGACATGGTGGAGATCATGGGTCACGCCATGGGGCAGGGTGACGCGCTGACCTTCGCCCGCGCCGACTCCGAGTTCCATTCACTGCTGATCCAGCTCGCCGGTAACCGCCTGCTGGAGCACCTTTCCGGGATCGTGTCCGCCGCGCTGCAGGTCTCGGGGGGGCCGCTCACAGGCTGTGAGCGGCCGAACGAAGCGTCCCTCGCGCACCACGGCCGGATCGTCGACGCGCTCGCCGGCGGCGACGGCGCGGCGGCCGAGGCGGCCATGCGTCAGCTGCTGGTGGTCCACCCCGAGGTCGAGCGAGTGGTGCCCGGCCCGCGCTAG
- a CDS encoding sucrase ferredoxin translates to MSTCSTASRELDEPVAGTAATARTWLLLEQPGPWGPKALTSSHLDPALGRALEAAASGTGVRIALIRRPGRHADHRTSAARRVYVAHTVPGSTWLHAATTTDPEHLLGLDFAALGRGHSGTFATALGGRPHEGDPLALVCTNGKRDRCCALLGRPLAAELAASGVESVWEVTHLGGHRFSPTVLVLPHGYAYGRAEAHTVKEALHGAREGRIVVEGCRGSSAWERPGQAAELAVRTAVGEYAAETLTVVRTDGTAPHWEVLVAHADGRRWRVEVAQGSSLPPRAESCGSVLGSPARMDVVAIREVSMAALAS, encoded by the coding sequence GTGAGTACGTGCTCAACCGCCTCCCGCGAGCTCGACGAGCCCGTCGCGGGAACAGCGGCCACCGCGAGGACCTGGCTCCTGCTGGAACAGCCCGGTCCGTGGGGTCCCAAGGCGCTCACGTCGAGCCACCTCGACCCGGCGCTGGGCCGCGCCCTGGAGGCCGCCGCGTCGGGTACCGGCGTGCGTATCGCCCTGATCAGGCGCCCCGGACGCCACGCGGACCACCGGACGTCCGCCGCCCGCCGGGTGTACGTGGCCCACACCGTGCCCGGCAGTACGTGGCTGCACGCCGCCACCACCACGGACCCGGAGCATCTGCTCGGCCTCGATTTCGCGGCCCTCGGCAGGGGACACAGCGGCACCTTCGCCACGGCGCTCGGCGGGCGGCCGCACGAGGGCGACCCGCTCGCCCTCGTCTGCACCAACGGCAAGCGCGACCGTTGCTGCGCACTCCTCGGCCGGCCCCTGGCGGCCGAGCTCGCCGCCTCCGGCGTCGAAAGCGTCTGGGAGGTCACCCACCTGGGCGGACACCGCTTCTCGCCCACGGTGCTCGTGCTGCCCCACGGCTACGCGTACGGCAGGGCCGAGGCGCACACCGTCAAGGAGGCGCTGCACGGCGCGCGGGAGGGCCGGATCGTCGTGGAGGGGTGCCGTGGGAGCTCCGCCTGGGAGCGCCCCGGCCAGGCGGCCGAGCTGGCCGTGCGGACCGCGGTGGGCGAGTACGCCGCCGAGACGCTGACCGTCGTACGGACGGACGGCACGGCCCCGCACTGGGAGGTGCTCGTCGCGCACGCCGACGGGCGCCGCTGGCGCGTGGAGGTGGCCCAGGGGTCGTCCCTGCCGCCCCGCGCGGAAAGCTGCGGGTCGGTACTGGGCTCGCCCGCGCGGATGGACGTGGTGGCGATCCGCGAGGTGAGCATGGCGGCGCTCGCGAGCTGA
- a CDS encoding DNA gyrase/topoisomerase IV subunit B, giving the protein MTAETSVPSTALLAGADRDGSNYTARHLLVLEGLEAVRKRPGMYIGSTDSRGLLHCLWEIIDNSVDEALGGHCDHIDVILHDDGSVEVRDNGRGIPVDVEPKTGLSGVEVVMTKLHAGGKFGGGSYAASGGLHGVGASVVNALSARLDVEVDRGGHTHAISFRRGVPGAFAALGPDAKFEAGNGLRRARKIPKNRSGTRVRYWADRQIFLKDAKLALESLHQRARQTAFLVPGLTIVVRDELGLGDGGSKGEESFRFDGGISEFCEFLATDRAVCDTLRFTGQGTFKETVPVLDEYGQMTPTEVTRELGVDVAMRWGTGYDTTLRSFVNIIATPKGGTHVAGFEQAVAKTVNEVLRTKKMLRVAEDDVVKDDALEGLTAVVTVRLAEPQFEGQTKEVLGTSAARRIVNTVLSRELKAFLTSTKRDAAQQARVVLEKAVAAARTRIAARQHKDAQRRKTALESSSLPAKLADCRSDDVERSELFIVEGDSALGTAKLARNSEFQALLPIRGKILNVQKSSVTDMLKNAECGAIIQVIGAGSGRTFDIDAARYGKIIMMTDADVDGSHIRTLLLTLFHRYMRPMVESGRVFAAVPPLHRIELVQPKKGQDKYVYTYSDRELRDKLMEFQSKNIRYKDSIQRYKGLGEMDADQLAETTMDPRHRTLRRINLTDLEAAEQVFDLLMGNDVAPRKEFISSSAATLDRSRIDA; this is encoded by the coding sequence GTGACCGCCGAGACGTCCGTGCCGTCCACAGCGCTGCTGGCAGGAGCAGACCGGGACGGTTCCAACTACACCGCGCGGCACCTGCTCGTCCTCGAGGGACTCGAGGCCGTGCGGAAGCGCCCCGGAATGTACATCGGGTCGACCGACAGCCGTGGCCTGTTGCACTGCCTCTGGGAGATCATCGACAACTCGGTGGACGAGGCCCTCGGGGGCCACTGCGACCACATCGATGTGATCCTCCACGACGACGGCTCGGTGGAGGTCAGGGACAACGGCCGCGGCATCCCGGTCGACGTGGAGCCCAAGACCGGCCTCTCCGGCGTCGAGGTCGTCATGACCAAGCTGCACGCCGGCGGCAAGTTCGGCGGCGGTTCGTACGCCGCCTCCGGCGGACTGCACGGCGTCGGCGCGTCCGTCGTCAACGCGCTCTCCGCGCGGCTGGACGTCGAGGTGGACCGCGGTGGGCACACCCATGCGATCAGCTTCCGCCGCGGTGTCCCCGGCGCCTTCGCCGCCCTGGGACCGGACGCGAAGTTCGAGGCCGGGAACGGGCTGCGCAGGGCCAGGAAGATCCCGAAGAACCGCAGCGGCACGCGTGTGCGCTACTGGGCCGACCGCCAGATCTTCCTCAAGGACGCCAAGCTGGCCCTGGAGTCCCTGCACCAGCGCGCCCGCCAGACCGCGTTCCTGGTGCCCGGCCTGACCATCGTCGTCCGTGACGAGCTCGGGCTCGGCGACGGCGGCAGCAAGGGCGAGGAGTCCTTCCGCTTCGACGGCGGCATCAGCGAGTTCTGCGAGTTCCTGGCCACCGACAGGGCCGTCTGCGACACCCTTCGTTTCACGGGGCAGGGCACCTTCAAGGAGACGGTCCCGGTCCTGGACGAGTACGGCCAGATGACCCCCACCGAGGTGACCCGCGAGCTCGGCGTCGACGTCGCGATGCGTTGGGGGACCGGCTACGACACGACGCTCCGGTCGTTCGTCAACATCATCGCCACCCCTAAGGGGGGCACTCATGTCGCCGGCTTCGAGCAGGCCGTCGCCAAGACGGTGAACGAGGTGCTGCGCACGAAGAAGATGCTGCGTGTGGCCGAGGACGACGTCGTCAAGGACGACGCTCTGGAGGGCCTCACGGCGGTCGTCACCGTCCGTCTGGCCGAGCCTCAGTTCGAGGGCCAGACCAAGGAGGTTCTCGGCACCTCGGCGGCCCGCCGCATCGTGAACACCGTGCTCTCCCGGGAGCTCAAGGCCTTCCTGACCTCCACCAAGCGCGACGCCGCCCAGCAGGCCCGTGTCGTCCTGGAGAAGGCGGTCGCCGCGGCCCGGACCCGCATCGCCGCCCGTCAGCACAAGGACGCCCAGCGCCGTAAGACGGCCCTGGAGTCCTCCTCGCTGCCCGCCAAGCTGGCCGACTGCCGCAGCGACGACGTCGAGCGCAGCGAGCTGTTCATCGTGGAGGGAGACTCCGCCCTCGGCACGGCGAAGCTCGCGCGCAACTCCGAGTTCCAGGCGCTGCTGCCGATCCGGGGCAAGATCCTCAACGTTCAGAAGTCGTCCGTGACGGACATGCTGAAGAACGCGGAGTGCGGGGCGATCATCCAGGTCATAGGGGCCGGATCTGGGCGGACGTTCGATATTGACGCGGCTCGCTACGGCAAGATCATCATGATGACCGACGCCGATGTGGACGGCTCCCACATCCGCACCCTGCTCCTGACGCTGTTCCACCGCTACATGCGGCCCATGGTCGAGTCCGGCCGGGTGTTCGCCGCGGTGCCGCCGCTGCACCGCATCGAGCTGGTCCAGCCCAAGAAGGGGCAGGACAAGTACGTGTACACGTACTCGGACCGTGAGCTGCGCGACAAACTGATGGAGTTCCAGAGCAAGAACATCCGCTACAAGGACTCGATCCAGCGCTACAAGGGGCTCGGTGAGATGGACGCGGACCAGCTGGCCGAGACGACCATGGACCCGCGCCACCGCACCCTGCGCAGGATCAACCTCACCGATCTGGAGGCCGCCGAGCAGGTCTTCGATCTGCTCATGGGCAACGACGTCGCTCCGCGCAAGGAGTTCATCTCCAGCTCGGCGGCGACACTGGACCGGTCGCGCATCGACGCGTGA
- a CDS encoding S1 family peptidase → MRRRLARVLARPLALAAAATAIPLAAAAPAVADRIVVGGFPVDVTQSPWTVALSSRDRFGGTRAGQFCGGVAVGRTTVLTAAHCMNEEVLGAPPERVPDLRVISGRTDLLSDQGEEIEVRETWVNPGYDPLSNSGDFAVLTLAAPLPSGSVIGMAGAGDPGYRADTPATVYGWGDTTGSGTYAGSLHAARVRVLRDTLCEDAYPGGGEGTYRAGTMLCAGEQAGGPDACQGDSGGPLVAEGRLIGLVSWGSGCGWADSPGVYTRVSDVMRTLDGTSARQAGEVPDGA, encoded by the coding sequence ATGCGTCGTCGCCTAGCCCGGGTCCTGGCCCGGCCACTGGCCCTCGCCGCCGCCGCGACCGCGATACCGCTGGCAGCGGCGGCTCCGGCGGTCGCGGACCGGATCGTCGTCGGCGGGTTCCCGGTCGATGTGACCCAGAGTCCGTGGACCGTGGCGCTGTCCAGCCGTGACCGGTTCGGGGGTACCCGGGCGGGACAGTTCTGCGGGGGTGTGGCCGTCGGCCGGACCACGGTGCTCACCGCCGCCCACTGCATGAACGAGGAGGTCCTGGGAGCGCCGCCGGAGCGGGTGCCCGACCTCAGAGTGATCTCGGGCCGTACGGATCTGCTGTCGGATCAGGGCGAGGAGATAGAGGTGCGCGAGACCTGGGTGAATCCGGGCTACGACCCGCTCAGCAACTCCGGCGACTTCGCCGTGCTCACCCTGGCCGCGCCCCTGCCCTCCGGCTCGGTGATCGGCATGGCCGGCGCGGGCGATCCCGGGTACCGGGCCGATACCCCCGCGACCGTCTACGGCTGGGGGGACACCACGGGTTCGGGGACCTATGCCGGCAGCCTGCACGCGGCGCGGGTGCGTGTGCTGCGCGACACCCTGTGCGAGGACGCCTATCCGGGTGGCGGCGAGGGCACGTACCGCGCCGGGACCATGCTGTGCGCCGGTGAGCAGGCCGGCGGGCCGGACGCCTGCCAGGGGGACAGCGGCGGACCGCTGGTGGCCGAGGGGCGGCTGATCGGCCTGGTCTCCTGGGGCAGCGGATGCGGCTGGGCGGACAGTCCCGGGGTCTACACGCGTGTGTCCGATGTCATGCGGACGCTCGACGGGACTTCGGCCCGACAGGCCGGAGAGGTGCCCGACGGCGCCTGA
- a CDS encoding CobW family GTP-binding protein produces MERNSGRQIPVVVLAGFLGAGKTTLLNHLLHHSGGSRIGAVVNDFGAIEIDAMAVAGALGDSTVSLGNGCLCCAVDGSELDVYLERLARPSAGIDVIVIEASGLAEPQELVRMVLASEHPGIVYGGLVEVVDAAEFEETRARHPGIDRHLGLADLVVVNKLDRAADADGLLDVVRSLVERAAVVPATHGRVDPELLFDRRPAEERFGQLSFDDLHRHGPGADEHAGHLHARYDSLSFASAVPLDPRRLIRFLDSRPEGLYRIKGYIDFGPYDTGNRYAVHAVGRFLRFYPEPWPAGAERLTQLVLIGTGIDSAALREELEETCGSDAPDAPHTDEQGMWGVLRYVPETEEPQHQEAPQAQWA; encoded by the coding sequence GTGGAGCGGAACAGCGGTCGGCAGATTCCGGTCGTGGTCCTGGCCGGATTTCTCGGAGCCGGGAAGACCACCCTGCTCAACCACCTTCTCCATCACAGCGGCGGCAGCCGTATCGGCGCCGTCGTCAACGACTTCGGTGCCATCGAGATCGACGCCATGGCCGTGGCCGGAGCGCTCGGCGACTCGACCGTCTCGCTCGGCAACGGATGCCTGTGCTGTGCCGTCGACGGCAGCGAACTCGACGTATATCTCGAGCGGCTTGCGCGGCCGTCCGCCGGGATCGACGTCATCGTCATCGAGGCCAGCGGTCTTGCCGAGCCCCAGGAACTCGTGCGGATGGTGCTCGCCAGTGAGCACCCCGGGATCGTGTACGGCGGGCTCGTCGAGGTCGTGGACGCCGCCGAGTTCGAGGAGACCCGGGCCAGGCATCCCGGGATCGACCGGCACCTCGGCCTCGCCGATCTGGTCGTGGTGAACAAGCTCGACCGGGCGGCGGACGCGGACGGTCTGCTCGATGTCGTGCGGTCGCTCGTCGAGCGCGCCGCCGTCGTTCCCGCCACGCACGGCCGTGTCGATCCGGAGCTCCTCTTCGACCGCAGGCCGGCCGAGGAGCGCTTCGGGCAGCTCTCCTTCGACGACCTGCACCGGCACGGCCCCGGCGCCGACGAGCACGCCGGCCATCTGCACGCCCGGTACGACAGCCTGTCCTTCGCCTCCGCCGTGCCGCTCGATCCGCGACGGCTGATCCGTTTCCTCGACAGCCGCCCGGAAGGGCTGTACCGGATCAAGGGATACATCGACTTCGGCCCTTACGACACCGGGAACCGGTACGCCGTGCATGCCGTCGGACGGTTCCTGCGGTTCTACCCGGAGCCCTGGCCGGCCGGTGCGGAGCGGCTCACGCAGCTGGTGCTCATCGGGACCGGCATCGACAGCGCCGCCCTCCGCGAGGAGCTGGAGGAGACCTGCGGCAGCGACGCCCCCGACGCCCCACACACCGACGAGCAGGGCATGTGGGGCGTGCTGCGGTACGTACCGGAGACCGAGGAGCCGCAGCACCAGGAGGCCCCGCAGGCCCAGTGGGCCTAG